In Halorussus limi, a genomic segment contains:
- a CDS encoding DUF7266 family protein: MTRRDGGFRGGSRGRSGSRDLRSDTRSVSVTVNYALNLVVATMLIGGVLTATGGMVQDRRESAVRTELSVVGERIAGDLMAADRLAEVGTAGPGADPTVSLSVTLPERVGGTRYDVSVRTSPAVLVLQSDDPEVTVRVGYHHDTPVETTTVRGGNLRIELASDGDLEVVSA, translated from the coding sequence ATGACCCGGCGCGACGGCGGTTTCCGCGGCGGCAGTCGCGGTCGCAGCGGTTCTCGCGACCTCCGGAGCGACACTCGGAGCGTCTCGGTCACGGTCAACTACGCGCTCAACCTCGTGGTGGCGACGATGCTCATCGGCGGGGTGCTGACCGCGACCGGCGGGATGGTACAGGACCGACGGGAGTCGGCGGTCCGGACCGAGTTGTCGGTCGTCGGCGAGCGCATCGCGGGCGACCTGATGGCCGCCGACAGGTTGGCCGAGGTCGGGACCGCCGGGCCGGGCGCGGACCCAACCGTCTCGCTCTCGGTGACGCTCCCCGAACGCGTCGGGGGGACGCGTTACGACGTGTCGGTTCGGACCTCGCCGGCGGTCCTCGTCCTCCAGTCCGACGACCCCGAGGTGACGGTCCGGGTCGGGTACCACCACGACACGCCGGTCGAGACGACCACGGTCCGGGGCGGGAACCTCCGCATCGAACTGGCGAGCGACGGCGACTTGGAGGTGGTCTCGGCGTGA
- a CDS encoding DUF7289 family protein — MTSVALFDRRGASETIGFVFVFALVTASVGVIYTTGIGGLADAREDEQLTNAVRAFDVLDDNVADLTREGAPSRATELKLSDAGLGFGDPVTFEVQVNHTDTDANATYRANTRPLVYSGEAGKVVFSAGATFRVDGGSAAMRSKPGFLVDDRRSLVPLLVAYPQGGSGGVGGSSTVLVVTHRQSQQLDGEFDTGPDAADEARVNVTVESPRAAAWGRYFEAQGMTAIDGTADDGDVTYQFRTDHLLVSETVVEFDINA, encoded by the coding sequence GTGACGTCGGTGGCTCTCTTCGACCGCCGGGGCGCCAGCGAGACCATCGGCTTCGTGTTCGTGTTCGCGCTCGTGACGGCCTCCGTCGGCGTGATATACACGACCGGCATCGGCGGACTGGCCGACGCCCGCGAGGACGAGCAACTGACCAACGCGGTCCGGGCGTTCGACGTGCTGGACGACAACGTCGCGGACCTGACCCGCGAGGGCGCCCCGAGTCGGGCGACCGAACTCAAACTCTCGGACGCGGGACTCGGGTTCGGCGACCCGGTGACGTTCGAGGTGCAGGTCAACCACACCGACACGGACGCCAACGCGACCTACCGGGCGAACACTCGACCGCTGGTCTACTCCGGCGAGGCGGGGAAGGTGGTGTTCTCGGCGGGCGCGACGTTCCGGGTTGACGGCGGGTCGGCCGCGATGCGCTCGAAACCCGGGTTCCTCGTGGACGACCGCCGGTCGCTGGTCCCGCTGTTGGTGGCCTACCCCCAGGGCGGTTCGGGCGGCGTCGGCGGGTCCTCGACCGTCCTCGTCGTCACCCACCGCCAGTCCCAGCAACTCGACGGCGAGTTCGACACGGGTCCGGACGCCGCCGACGAAGCGCGGGTCAACGTCACGGTCGAGTCGCCACGCGCCGCGGCGTGGGGCCGCTACTTCGAGGCGCAGGGGATGACCGCTATCGACGGGACCGCGGACGACGGCGACGTGACCTACCAGTTCAGGACCGACCACCTGCTCGTGTCCGAGACTGTCGTGGAGTTCGACATCAACGCCTGA
- a CDS encoding DUF7261 family protein: protein MADVRHRDRGGDAADDTNWWREDARRADPRRGGRDRRDRGQLILVTGLAIAVMLVALVLLLNTVIYTQNLATRGAEVEDDAAVSFRQEAIAGVGEVVDAENRAEYDTRAKVEANVTEGVERYDGLASRYRAERSTIADVNESSLAYTDGRILRQTNASRNFTSAGESSSWTLVEDAGAGGGPGVRGFALTVARENLSDAKSSAFTVTADGSSDDWEARIYDDGGAITVAVKNGSESNADPVCSVTKSEATVDLTSGTVGGVRCPALVWAKGVAAPYDVTFDNAADATGTYGVTVNTSAAGTDVQTANFAGPGATSSPRWAPAVYAAQFEIHFETPNVEFHTTVRSAPGEPR from the coding sequence ATGGCAGATGTGAGGCATCGAGACCGCGGCGGGGACGCCGCGGACGACACTAACTGGTGGCGCGAGGACGCGCGCCGGGCCGACCCGCGCCGAGGCGGCCGTGACCGCCGCGACCGCGGCCAACTCATCCTCGTGACCGGTCTCGCCATCGCGGTGATGCTGGTCGCGCTGGTCCTGCTGCTGAACACGGTCATCTACACGCAGAACCTCGCCACGCGCGGGGCCGAGGTCGAGGACGACGCCGCCGTCTCGTTCCGACAGGAGGCGATAGCGGGCGTCGGCGAGGTCGTAGACGCCGAGAACCGCGCGGAGTACGACACCCGCGCGAAGGTTGAGGCGAACGTCACCGAAGGCGTCGAGCGGTACGACGGACTCGCGTCGAGATACCGGGCCGAGCGAAGCACTATCGCCGACGTGAACGAGAGTTCGCTCGCGTACACGGACGGGCGCATACTCCGCCAGACCAACGCCTCGCGCAACTTCACGAGCGCGGGGGAGTCGAGCAGTTGGACGCTCGTCGAGGACGCCGGTGCCGGAGGCGGGCCGGGCGTGCGCGGGTTCGCGCTGACGGTCGCCCGCGAGAACCTCAGCGACGCCAAGTCGTCGGCGTTCACGGTCACGGCCGACGGTAGTTCCGACGACTGGGAGGCCCGCATCTACGACGACGGCGGGGCCATCACCGTCGCGGTGAAGAACGGGAGCGAGTCGAACGCCGACCCGGTCTGCTCGGTGACGAAGTCCGAGGCGACCGTGGACCTCACGTCGGGCACCGTCGGCGGCGTTCGGTGCCCGGCGCTCGTCTGGGCGAAGGGCGTCGCCGCGCCCTACGACGTGACGTTCGACAACGCCGCCGACGCGACCGGCACCTACGGTGTGACGGTGAACACGTCGGCGGCCGGAACCGACGTCCAGACGGCGAACTTCGCGGGGCCGGGGGCTACGTCGTCGCCCCGGTGGGCACCCGCGGTGTACGCCGCCCAGTTCGAGATACACTTCGAGACCCCGAACGTCGAGTTCCACACTACCGTCCGGTCCGCGCCGGGTGAGCCGCGATGA
- a CDS encoding DUF7288 family protein produces the protein MAGKFSLGGRTSRGQAHTLEAFTAALLVVSGVLFALQATAVTPLTASTSNQHIENQHRTAAAGVLSTAAENETLRPAVTFWNPTERKFVGAGSRGFFANGGPPNDFGAALNATFGNLATPGRRIAYNVVVRYRTSDDGTRTQTMVYMGSPSDNAASATRTVTLSDDTPLSGASGNVSSANFYAPDAAPNASFYNVMEVRIVVWQM, from the coding sequence ATGGCGGGCAAATTCTCACTCGGTGGACGGACCTCTCGGGGGCAGGCCCACACTCTCGAAGCGTTCACCGCCGCGCTGTTGGTCGTCTCCGGCGTGCTGTTCGCGCTACAGGCGACCGCGGTGACGCCGCTGACCGCCAGCACGTCGAACCAGCACATCGAGAACCAGCACCGGACCGCGGCCGCCGGCGTGCTGTCGACCGCGGCAGAGAACGAGACGCTCCGGCCGGCGGTGACGTTCTGGAACCCGACCGAGCGGAAGTTCGTCGGGGCCGGAAGCCGCGGCTTCTTCGCCAACGGCGGGCCGCCCAACGACTTCGGGGCCGCGCTGAACGCCACGTTCGGCAACCTCGCGACGCCGGGGCGGCGAATCGCGTACAACGTCGTCGTCCGGTATCGGACCTCGGACGACGGCACGCGAACGCAGACGATGGTCTACATGGGGTCGCCGAGCGACAACGCGGCGTCGGCGACCCGGACCGTCACCCTCTCCGACGACACGCCGCTCTCGGGCGCGAGCGGGAACGTCTCGTCGGCGAACTTCTACGCGCCGGACGCCGCGCCCAACGCGAGTTTCTACAACGTCATGGAGGTGCGCATCGTCGTATGGCAGATGTGA